AACTAATGCCGGAGCATTTAGTTTACCTTTATATTTAACTTTTGCTGATCCAATGTATACTCCTGGCTTTATGCTCTCTCGGGTTATAAAAAAGGGGTTTAGGTTCACGATTATGGATGTTTCTTATACAAAAGCTAATAAGATTATTGAATTAAATGCACCCGAAGAAATTTATGATATTGCTGTTCTTTTAAGGGACCCTGAAAGATTTGTAATAGAGAGCATTTTCTCAAGGGCTACTGGTGAGCAGGTGGCTTCAGTGAGTACTACCAGACTTAGGAATATTGCCGGTAGATATGTTGGAAAAGATGATCCGGTAATGTTAGTTAGGGCCCAGAAAAATTTTCCAGCTACCGGAGAAATCCTTTCCCCTTATGCTATTTCACCTTATGTTCCAGGTTTCATGAGAGGAAGCCATGTAGGTCCTTTGATGCCGGTAAAGAAAAATTCTCCAGTTTCTTTTTTCGATGGCCCACCAGTAGTTTCTTGTTTAGCCTTTTCTGTTAAAAATGGGAAATTAACAGAACCCGCTGATGCCTTCGACCAACCTTTCTGGGATTATGTCAGAAAAAAGGTTGCTAAAAAGGCTGAGGAAATTAGAAGGCAAGGATTTTATGGAGCAGCTATGTTGCCCTATTCCGAATTGGAATACGGAGGGATAGTTGAAACCTTAAAGAAATTAGAAAAAAGATTTGTTATTCGAAAAAAATAATATGAATAAAAAAATTTTAGTTGTTTTAATTATCTTAATTGTCTTGATTATTGGCTGGTTAGTCTGGAAGTATCAAATCTCAGGGAATGTTTTAATCACTACTGATAAAACAGAATATGAACAAAAAGAGACTTTAAGAGTGAAAATTAAAAACAATTTCAGAAAAAATGTCTGTTTTTCCTCTTGTTACCCTTATTATTTAGAGAGAAAGACTGAAGAATGGAAATCTTATCTTTATGGAGATTGCCAAAAAAAAGATTTGATCGAGACCTGCGTTAACCCAGGTGAAGTTAAGGCATTTGAAATTACTTTATCTCCAGTGGAAGCGGGTCTCCACCGAATTGCTATACCAATCTGCTCAGATTGCAAAACTGGAGAAGAATTTAAAGAAAGTAGAAAATTTTATTCCAATGAATTCACGATTAAAGAGAAAGACGAAACCGCCAATTGGAAGACTTATAGGAATGAGGAGTATGGGTTTGAGATAAAGTATCCAGATGATTGGCATATACACGAGGTAGAAGACGGATATATTGGGATAGTAGACACCGAGGAAAAGGTTTTCCCACAAATGGTTTTTCAGAAAAGTAATTGGATGGGAGTTACAATTATTTATTATTCGAAACCAACTGATTTTACTTGGGAAGAATGGCTAAGGAAAAGAGATATAGTAGGATATGAAAAATCTACTGAGAGGGGCTTAGAGGTAATAAAGATTACAGAAAGAACTGGTATTTTCCCTGGTGAGGTATTCTTTGGTAACGAAAAGAAAATATACGGTCTTGATTATATGAGTGAATATTTTAATGAGGATGGTTCTATTAATAGAGAAAAAGAGCAAGAATGTCTAAATATTTTCAATCAAATGCTTTCTACTTTTAGGCTTTTAGAGTAAAGAAACATGAGAACAGAAACAAAAATCATAATCGGGCTTTTGGTGATTGCGATTTCGATTAGTGGTTTTTTGATTTGGTTGACTTATCAAGTTTCTGGGAATGTTCTGGTCACTACTGATAAAACAGAATATGAAAAAGGCGAGGTTTTGAAAGTGAAAATCCAAAACAATTTCAGAAAAAATGTCTGTTTTTCTTCTTGTTACCCTTATTTATTGGAAAGGAAAAATGAAAAATGGGAAAGCTACAAATATGCTGAATGTTATGACCTTGATTCGAATGGAAAATGTATCTCTCCGGGACAGATTAAAGCCTTTGAATTAACTTTACCTCAAGTTCCAGGCGGTCTTCATAGATTAGCTATTCCTGTTTGTATAGGTTGTAAAGGTGAAGATACTTTTAAAGAAAGTAAAAGGTTTTATTCAAACGAATTTATAATTAAATAAATTTTAAATAAGAAGTTGCCCCACCCCAATTTTGCAAGGGTTGTGGGTAGCGGCACACTCCTTGGTCAGCTTCGCTGATCTCGGAGGTCCTATTTAGATACAGTGCCGCAAGAATTTAATTTACGGTTTACTAAGGATTTAGAACGAAGCTCTAAACAGAGACAAAATTGAAGCGGGGTGCTCATTTTTTGTCTCTTCACTCCGTTCAGAAGACAAAAATGGCAAAAATTATCCTTGAGCGGGAAAAATGCATTGGCTGTGGTTCTTGTGCGGCCTTGTGCCCAAAATATTTTGAAATGGCTGAGGATGGAAAAACTAAGCTTTTGGGTTCAAAGCAAAATCCAAAAGACGGAAATGATGAATTGGAAATAGAAAAAGTTGAATGCGCTCAAGAAGCAGTTGATGTCTGCCCCGTCCAAATTATCCATATCGTTAAGTAAGCACTAAATTCCAAGCACCAAATAGCAAATAATATCCAATGACCAAAACTCTAAACCGTTTGGAATTTAGAATTTATAATTTGGGATTTGTTTGTGATTTAGAATTTGTAATTTGAGATTTAAAGAAGTTATGTTAACTTTATCAGCAAAAATCCGCAAGGATCTTGGCAAAAAAGTAAAAAGCCTAAGAAAAAAGGGTATTTTGCCAGCAGTCCTTTATGGGCCAGAAACAAAAACCCTATCTTTGGAAATTGACTTAAAAGAGTTTGAGAAAATCTATAAAGAGGCTGGAGAAAGTTCTCTGATCTCTCTCGAGATTAAAGGCAAAAAAGAAAAGGCCCCGGTTTTAATTTATGAGGTGGAAAAACATCCTTTAACTGAGAAACCAATCCATGTTGATTTTTATCAACCAAGACTAAAAGAAGAAGTTGAAGTCACAGTTCCCTTAATTTTTGAAGGAGAGTCAAAAGCTGTAAAAGATTTAGGAGGAACTTTAGTAAAAAATATTTCAGAAGTAGAAGTTAAGGCCTTACCCCAAAATCTTCCCAAAGAAATTATAGTTAATATTGAGAAATTAAAAACCTTTGAAGACAACATTAAGATATCAGATTTGAAAATACCAGAGAAAGTTAAGATTTTAAAGGGTCTAGAAGAAATTGTAGCCTTAGTTTCTCCTCCAGAAAAAGTCGAAGAGGAATTGGAAAAACCAATTGAAGAGAAAGTAGAAGAAATAGAGAAAGTAGAGGAGAAAGCGGAGGAGAGAAGGGAAGGAGAAGAGGAGAAAAAATAATTCAAAATTCAAAAATCAAAATGCAAAATGACAAATCAAAATTCAAAATTATTTTAAACCATTGTTTGTTACTTGTAATAGTTTTACTTTTTGTCTTGCTAAATTTTAAAATTCTAGCCGAAGAAGATCTTGAGGAGATTTGTCAATTAGAAAGACTCGAACAAAAAGAAGAGACTCTCTCTAAGGAAGATTATCGGAGATTGTTAGAAAAATGTCAGAAATATTATGAAGAAATAAGTTCTCAAATTGAAACAGATATTCAAAAGACTGAAAAGGAAAAGAAAACTCTTCAAAATCAAATTTATATTCTGAAAAATAAAATAAAAAACTTAGACTATCAAATTTATCAGTCAAATTTAATGGTCAAAGACCTTGGGCTTCAGATTGAAGATACCGAAATTTCAATAGAAAAGACCTCTTTAAAAATTGAAGATTCTAAAGAAAAGCTAGCTAATATTTTGAGGCTAATTTATGAAGAAGATCAAAAGACAATTATTGAAATTTTACTTTCCGGGCCTAAACTTTCCGATTT
The Patescibacteria group bacterium DNA segment above includes these coding regions:
- a CDS encoding ferredoxin — protein: MAKIILEREKCIGCGSCAALCPKYFEMAEDGKTKLLGSKQNPKDGNDELEIEKVECAQEAVDVCPVQIIHIVK
- a CDS encoding fructose 1,6-bisphosphatase, which translates into the protein MAKITLSIIKADIGSIGGHVKPSQRLLETVENFIKEKGKGKILDYYVGHTGDDIAILSTHKKGVLNPKIHKLCWDAFVAGTKIAKKQGLYGAGQDLLKTAFSGNVKGMGPAVAELEIAERPAEPFLFFAADKTNAGAFSLPLYLTFADPMYTPGFMLSRVIKKGFRFTIMDVSYTKANKIIELNAPEEIYDIAVLLRDPERFVIESIFSRATGEQVASVSTTRLRNIAGRYVGKDDPVMLVRAQKNFPATGEILSPYAISPYVPGFMRGSHVGPLMPVKKNSPVSFFDGPPVVSCLAFSVKNGKLTEPADAFDQPFWDYVRKKVAKKAEEIRRQGFYGAAMLPYSELEYGGIVETLKKLEKRFVIRKK
- a CDS encoding 50S ribosomal protein L25; the encoded protein is MLTLSAKIRKDLGKKVKSLRKKGILPAVLYGPETKTLSLEIDLKEFEKIYKEAGESSLISLEIKGKKEKAPVLIYEVEKHPLTEKPIHVDFYQPRLKEEVEVTVPLIFEGESKAVKDLGGTLVKNISEVEVKALPQNLPKEIIVNIEKLKTFEDNIKISDLKIPEKVKILKGLEEIVALVSPPEKVEEELEKPIEEKVEEIEKVEEKAEERREGEEEKK